A single region of the Erythrobacter sp. genome encodes:
- a CDS encoding DUF4350 domain-containing protein gives MSGPAIAAPDMTGRASSPFGKATVFAVLAVGFLAFLALLWFISAGDTGGDRENDGAAHAASVGLNGYAGLVRLIEGAGHEVEVSRSPSDLETPDLLVIAPSPYADPEEIGALLEARQYQGPTLVLLPKWQARTVPDRAPAEIRELFREGWVRLGLATETTWTNDLPAPYTFDTALDRPEEGEGESGGAASFEGFGIAGDLPAKTTKFVLAKDTLEPLVSDGDGRMLAFNVLGEEGSDFYENAHWTVVVAEPDLVNNWGLADPARAAVALQLVREAGYGEDTRVVFDLTLNGFGGTQNLLTLAFRPPFLAATLCLIAALIVVGWRAFMRFGAAAASAPEIGFGKERLVRNGAGLILRAKRMRLLAAPYAALAQRRIARLLALKRPDDAAIDAALARRLPDEAPFSTRAEALRSAEAPDDILRAAKALDELLRKLKT, from the coding sequence ATGAGCGGCCCCGCCATCGCGGCGCCCGACATGACGGGCCGCGCGTCCTCGCCTTTCGGCAAGGCGACGGTCTTCGCCGTGCTGGCGGTCGGCTTCCTCGCCTTCCTCGCCCTGCTCTGGTTCATCTCGGCGGGCGACACCGGCGGCGACCGCGAGAACGACGGCGCGGCCCATGCCGCCTCGGTCGGCCTGAACGGCTATGCCGGGCTGGTCCGCCTGATTGAAGGCGCGGGCCACGAGGTCGAGGTCTCGCGCTCGCCGAGCGATCTCGAGACGCCCGACCTCCTCGTCATCGCGCCTTCGCCTTACGCCGACCCGGAAGAGATCGGCGCGCTGCTCGAGGCGCGGCAATACCAGGGGCCGACGCTTGTCCTGCTGCCGAAATGGCAGGCGCGCACCGTCCCCGACCGCGCGCCGGCGGAAATCCGCGAATTGTTCAGGGAAGGCTGGGTCAGGCTCGGCCTCGCGACCGAGACGACCTGGACCAACGACCTTCCTGCGCCCTACACCTTCGACACCGCGCTCGACCGGCCGGAGGAGGGCGAGGGTGAAAGCGGCGGGGCCGCTTCCTTCGAAGGTTTCGGCATAGCGGGCGACCTTCCGGCGAAGACCACCAAGTTCGTCCTTGCCAAGGACACGCTCGAACCGCTCGTCAGCGATGGCGACGGGCGGATGCTCGCCTTCAACGTGCTGGGCGAGGAAGGCAGCGACTTCTACGAGAACGCGCACTGGACCGTGGTCGTGGCCGAGCCCGACCTCGTCAACAACTGGGGCCTTGCCGACCCGGCCCGCGCGGCGGTGGCGCTGCAGCTGGTGCGCGAGGCAGGATACGGCGAGGACACGCGGGTGGTGTTCGACCTCACGCTGAATGGCTTCGGCGGAACGCAGAACCTTCTCACCCTCGCCTTCCGGCCGCCTTTCCTCGCCGCGACCCTGTGCCTGATCGCCGCGCTGATCGTGGTCGGCTGGCGCGCCTTCATGCGCTTCGGCGCGGCTGCGGCGAGCGCGCCGGAAATCGGCTTCGGCAAGGAGCGGCTGGTCAGGAACGGCGCAGGGCTCATCCTGCGGGCGAAGCGGATGCGGCTGCTCGCAGCGCCCTACGCCGCGCTCGCGCAGCGCCGCATCGCGCGCCTGCTCGCCCTCAAGCGTCCCGACGATGCGGCGATCGACGCCGCGCTCGCCCGGCGCCTGCCGGACGAGGCGCCCTTTTCCACCCGGGCCGAGGCGCTGCGAAGCGCCGAGGCCCCCGACGACATTCTGCGCGCCGCCAAGGCGCTCGACGAATTGCTGAGGAAACTGAAGACATGA
- a CDS encoding MoxR family ATPase — MSMTLEELRTLADAIRAEVAKAIVGQDEMVDRLLEALVAQGHVLLEGPPGTAKTFLAQSFATALGLDFGRIQFTPDLLPGDILGSNLFNFQTSTFTLTRGPIFCDLLLADEINRTPPKTQAALLEAMQERRVTLDGETHGLPDHFMVVATQNPIENQGVYPLPEAQLDRFLFKLLVPYPDEAEEARIVTDYGKRQGPQRPADLGVSPVADPTRLAELSSALDHVTVAEDITRYVVRLVRATRENAELSVGASPRAAVMLAHAARARAALQGRAYVIPDDVKALAVPVLRHRLTLSPAAEIEGREMEALVAELVESTEAPR; from the coding sequence ATGAGCATGACACTCGAGGAACTGCGGACCCTCGCCGATGCGATCCGCGCCGAAGTCGCCAAGGCGATCGTCGGGCAGGACGAGATGGTGGACCGCCTGCTCGAAGCGCTGGTGGCCCAGGGCCACGTCCTGCTCGAAGGGCCGCCGGGCACGGCCAAGACCTTCCTCGCGCAGAGCTTCGCCACCGCCCTGGGCCTCGATTTCGGGCGCATCCAGTTCACGCCCGACCTCTTGCCGGGCGACATTCTCGGCTCCAACCTTTTCAATTTCCAGACCAGCACCTTCACCCTCACGCGCGGGCCGATCTTCTGCGACCTCCTGCTCGCCGACGAGATCAACCGCACCCCGCCCAAGACGCAGGCCGCCCTGCTCGAGGCGATGCAGGAACGCCGCGTGACGCTCGACGGGGAGACGCACGGCCTGCCCGATCATTTCATGGTGGTCGCGACCCAGAACCCGATCGAGAACCAGGGCGTCTACCCCCTGCCCGAAGCGCAGCTCGACCGCTTCCTGTTCAAGCTGCTCGTGCCCTATCCGGACGAGGCCGAGGAAGCGCGGATCGTCACCGATTACGGCAAGCGGCAGGGTCCGCAGCGGCCCGCCGATCTCGGAGTATCGCCGGTCGCCGACCCGACGCGGCTGGCCGAGCTTTCCAGCGCGCTCGACCATGTCACCGTGGCCGAGGACATCACCCGCTATGTCGTGCGGCTGGTGCGCGCGACGCGCGAGAATGCGGAACTGTCGGTCGGCGCCTCGCCGCGCGCGGCGGTCATGCTTGCCCACGCCGCGCGCGCCCGCGCCGCGCTGCAGGGCCGGGCCTATGTCATCCCCGACGACGTCAAGGCGCTCGCCGTGCCCGTCCTGCGCCACCGCCTGACACTCTCCCCCGCCGCCGAGATCGAAGGCCGCGAGATGGAGGCGCTGGTCGCCGAACTGGTCGAAAGCACCGAGGCCCCGCGCTGA
- a CDS encoding RlmE family RNA methyltransferase, which translates to MSRSGRDPDRRVKTARGRKPSSTRWLERQLNDPYVQKAKADGYRSRAAYKLIELDDRFSLLNGVKRVVDLGIAPGGWAQVVRKKAPRAEVVGIDLLPVEEIEGVTILQTDFMDDAAPKALEEALGGPPDLVLSDMAANTVGHKQTDHLRTMALVEAGAWFACQTLEKGGAFVAKVLAGGTDADLLALLKQHFRTVKHAKPPASRKGSSEWYVVAQGFKGRDED; encoded by the coding sequence GTGAGCCGCTCCGGCCGCGATCCCGACCGCCGTGTGAAGACCGCGCGCGGGCGCAAGCCGTCCTCGACGCGCTGGCTCGAGCGGCAGCTGAACGACCCCTATGTCCAGAAGGCCAAGGCCGACGGCTATCGCAGCCGCGCGGCCTACAAGCTGATCGAGCTCGACGATCGCTTTTCGCTCCTCAATGGCGTGAAACGCGTCGTCGACCTCGGCATCGCGCCGGGCGGCTGGGCGCAGGTGGTCCGCAAGAAGGCGCCCAGGGCCGAGGTCGTCGGCATCGACCTGTTGCCGGTCGAGGAAATCGAGGGTGTCACCATCCTGCAGACGGATTTCATGGACGATGCCGCCCCCAAGGCGCTCGAAGAGGCGCTGGGCGGGCCGCCGGACCTCGTCCTGTCGGACATGGCGGCGAACACGGTCGGGCACAAGCAGACCGACCACCTGCGCACCATGGCGCTGGTCGAAGCGGGCGCGTGGTTCGCTTGTCAGACGCTGGAGAAAGGCGGGGCCTTCGTCGCCAAGGTGCTCGCCGGGGGGACCGACGCGGACCTGCTCGCCCTGCTCAAGCAGCATTTCCGCACGGTCAAGCACGCCAAGCCGCCCGCCAGCCGCAAGGGCTCGTCCGAATGGTATGTCGTCGCGCAGGGGTTCAAGGGCCGCGACGAGGACTGA
- a CDS encoding DUF58 domain-containing protein, whose amino-acid sequence MSRLRALFARLFGWLPALPIVPTARAAWAIAGLAPLALLIAAASPQAWVVAPAAAIALVVLVVLDGLVAGRCERREVNAPADTEVGRPCVVEVHALLRQGAGRPEAALEFDPRLGLAGRAELRLVPGEQAGVFSGAVELLPERRGTGGVTRLWLRWTGPLGLGARQVSQPLETEIRIWPDLSPVRSKELQTFLRDERTGLIARRIRGEGTQFEALSEYEPGMDRRRIDWKASARHNHLYARENESERNNQIVFAFDCGQAMCEPVDGLPRIDRAVSAALTCAYVALKGGDRTALFGFARSPRVMTPFVNDTRGFPRLQAAAASLDYEPVEPNFTLALATLTAKLQRRSLVVLFSDFTDPTAAELMVESISRLVKKHLVLFVTFADSELESFIEEEPGDIATLARSVTADTLARQRSLVLQRLRRMGVDVIEAPWEAITFDLIDRYWAIRNSEAIG is encoded by the coding sequence ATGAGCCGCCTGCGCGCCCTCTTCGCCCGCCTGTTCGGCTGGCTCCCGGCCCTGCCGATCGTGCCCACGGCCCGCGCGGCGTGGGCGATCGCGGGTCTGGCCCCGCTCGCCCTGCTGATCGCGGCCGCCTCGCCGCAAGCCTGGGTGGTCGCCCCCGCCGCCGCCATCGCGCTGGTCGTGCTGGTGGTGCTCGACGGGCTTGTCGCAGGGCGCTGCGAGCGGCGCGAAGTCAATGCCCCGGCCGATACCGAGGTCGGCCGGCCCTGCGTCGTTGAAGTCCACGCGCTCCTGCGCCAAGGCGCGGGCCGGCCCGAGGCGGCGCTCGAATTCGACCCCCGGCTCGGCCTTGCCGGGCGTGCCGAGCTGCGCCTTGTGCCGGGCGAGCAGGCGGGCGTGTTCTCGGGCGCGGTCGAACTCTTGCCCGAACGGCGCGGGACGGGCGGCGTCACCCGGCTCTGGCTGCGCTGGACCGGCCCATTGGGCCTCGGCGCGCGGCAGGTGTCGCAGCCGCTCGAAACCGAAATCCGCATCTGGCCCGACCTTTCCCCGGTGCGCTCGAAGGAATTGCAGACCTTCCTGCGCGACGAACGCACCGGCCTCATCGCGCGGCGCATCCGCGGCGAGGGCACGCAGTTCGAGGCGCTTTCCGAATACGAGCCCGGCATGGACCGCCGCCGGATCGACTGGAAGGCGAGCGCGCGCCACAACCACCTCTATGCCCGCGAGAACGAAAGCGAGCGCAACAACCAGATCGTCTTCGCCTTCGATTGCGGGCAGGCCATGTGCGAGCCGGTCGACGGCCTGCCCCGCATCGACCGCGCCGTTTCGGCCGCGCTCACCTGCGCCTATGTCGCATTGAAGGGCGGCGACCGCACCGCCCTGTTCGGCTTCGCCCGCAGCCCCCGCGTGATGACGCCTTTCGTCAACGACACGCGCGGCTTTCCCAGGCTGCAGGCCGCCGCCGCCTCGCTCGATTACGAGCCGGTCGAGCCCAATTTCACCCTCGCCCTCGCCACGCTTACGGCCAAGCTGCAGCGCCGTTCGCTGGTCGTGCTGTTTTCCGATTTCACCGATCCGACCGCCGCCGAACTGATGGTCGAGAGCATTTCGCGCCTCGTGAAGAAGCATCTCGTCCTGTTCGTCACCTTCGCCGACAGCGAACTGGAAAGCTTCATCGAGGAAGAGCCCGGCGATATCGCGACCCTCGCCCGCTCGGTCACCGCCGATACGCTCGCCCGCCAGCGCAGCCTCGTCCTGCAGCGGCTGCGCCGGATGGGCGTCGACGTGATCGAGGCGCCGTGGGAGGCGATCACTTTCGATCTCATCGACCGCTACTGGGCGATCCGGAACAGCGAGGCGATCGGATGA
- a CDS encoding cytochrome c family protein, whose amino-acid sequence MAQDNNTKTGADAASGSTESASGDLFNTAAGWVLFAGIVGLGLSVLSDRYFHGYDPKDLPTEEMGYIVEGVEEEGEADAGPTLAQVLLDADPEAGAKVFAKCQSCHNVEAGGPNGVGPNLHGVMGKPIASNAPGFNYSSALKDKGGEWTWENMSEWLASPRNFAPGTSMSFAGLGSIEDRANVMAYLAANGGAPPKPEPEAPAADEAAPAEEGAEEGAEAEAPAETAEG is encoded by the coding sequence ATGGCACAAGACAACAACACCAAAACGGGCGCGGATGCGGCTTCGGGTAGCACCGAATCGGCTTCGGGCGACCTTTTCAACACCGCGGCGGGCTGGGTCCTGTTCGCCGGTATCGTGGGCCTCGGTCTCAGCGTGCTGAGCGACAGGTATTTCCACGGCTATGATCCCAAGGATCTGCCGACCGAGGAAATGGGCTACATCGTCGAAGGCGTCGAGGAAGAGGGCGAGGCCGATGCCGGCCCGACTCTGGCGCAGGTACTCCTCGATGCCGACCCCGAAGCGGGGGCCAAGGTCTTCGCCAAGTGCCAGTCCTGCCACAATGTGGAAGCGGGCGGCCCGAACGGCGTCGGCCCGAATCTCCACGGCGTCATGGGCAAGCCGATCGCGTCGAACGCCCCGGGCTTCAACTATTCCAGCGCGCTCAAGGACAAGGGCGGCGAATGGACGTGGGAGAACATGAGCGAATGGCTCGCTTCCCCGCGCAATTTCGCGCCCGGCACGTCGATGAGCTTCGCCGGTCTCGGCAGCATCGAGGACCGTGCCAATGTCATGGCCTACCTCGCGGCGAACGGCGGTGCGCCGCCCAAGCCCGAGCCCGAGGCTCCGGCGGCGGACGAGGCCGCTCCGGCTGAAGAGGGCGCGGAAGAAGGCGCGGAAGCCGAGGCTCCGGCGGAAACCGCCGAAGGCTGA
- a CDS encoding prephenate dehydratase: MRSFPGPALALVDALREAAEADPARAIAFQGSPGANSHRAAMEARPDALPLPCFSFEDALEAVRDGRAGQAIIPIENSQHGRVADIHFLLPESGLSIVGEYFMEIHHALMAKGKGPFEAAYSHPQALGQSRLFLRERGIVPLSHADTAGAAAFVAEKDDPKIAAIAPAIAAELYGLDIIESRVEDSADNTTRFVVLAAQPLDPADFAGAEAITTFVFEVRNIPAALYKTLGGFATNGVNMTKLESYQKGASFSATMFYADIHGAPGDPAVDRALEECAYFSKELRILGTYSQARKRG; the protein is encoded by the coding sequence ATGCGTTCTTTTCCCGGCCCCGCCCTAGCCCTTGTCGATGCCCTGCGCGAAGCGGCCGAGGCTGATCCCGCGCGCGCCATCGCGTTTCAGGGCTCGCCCGGCGCCAATTCGCACCGCGCCGCGATGGAAGCGCGCCCCGACGCGCTGCCGCTGCCCTGCTTCAGCTTCGAGGACGCGCTCGAAGCCGTGCGGGACGGACGCGCGGGACAGGCGATCATCCCGATCGAGAATTCGCAGCACGGACGCGTCGCCGACATCCATTTCCTGCTGCCCGAAAGCGGGCTTTCGATCGTCGGCGAATATTTCATGGAGATCCACCACGCGCTGATGGCGAAGGGCAAAGGCCCGTTCGAGGCGGCCTATTCGCATCCGCAGGCATTGGGCCAGTCGCGCCTGTTCCTGCGCGAGCGCGGCATCGTGCCGCTCTCGCACGCCGACACCGCGGGGGCGGCGGCCTTCGTCGCGGAGAAGGACGATCCGAAAATCGCCGCCATTGCGCCCGCCATCGCGGCCGAGCTCTACGGGCTCGACATCATCGAAAGCCGCGTCGAGGACAGCGCCGACAACACCACCCGCTTCGTCGTGCTCGCCGCACAGCCGCTCGACCCGGCGGATTTCGCGGGCGCCGAGGCGATCACCACTTTCGTCTTCGAGGTCCGCAACATCCCCGCCGCGCTCTACAAGACGCTGGGCGGCTTCGCCACGAACGGCGTCAACATGACCAAGCTGGAATCCTACCAGAAGGGCGCGAGCTTTTCGGCAACCATGTTCTATGCCGACATCCACGGCGCGCCCGGCGATCCCGCGGTCGATCGCGCGTTGGAAGAATGTGCCTATTTTTCCAAGGAATTGCGTATTCTCGGCACCTATTCGCAGGCCCGCAAGCGGGGCTGA